One region of Carassius gibelio isolate Cgi1373 ecotype wild population from Czech Republic chromosome A1, carGib1.2-hapl.c, whole genome shotgun sequence genomic DNA includes:
- the LOC127944637 gene encoding uncharacterized protein LOC127944637 isoform X2, with translation MSLFMQSDVRNGLRNDVPLLQSMLTKLSLKRKHSFSHPDKKVCKSVFYHPLESEEHITNGEDRKNSTVRSDGDEEQTSSETEYGKDVSEEVKETQASELSQQPSKSECLEDQRDLEDQRDLNQETIKEEHVAGAALLPNNPSQETFAHKSYLSVSSNKPESSQVGFKHESLDEACCGPSNLVSMDIIRVLTHQTAVNLTSKTTRSASDPVKNKPKEERPLSAPSISNLWEYEDIANAMSMKSFNKAATSLGQEDTGMSTGDTEHENPLTKTQRKGVKNKMKNLTQKLMEKLRDKHDCEHTGSKSTQDGVEQVGQHLNSMEIEAEAPEITPPPPLPPKKGKYVSLDRRFTLKDFKLDLEPINLMEEILSGSEWLSYLPSKESPTEKDTSDQSMTNDVLQPEKDIQLNVPLPTPEQDQSEDKKDNQDSASDLQEDKVAKAKSDLDVKHVEQDANIFAIPKALLTSNAIKQIAGIDCESNKSEDIYDFVDMYIIPRNDFPLMKRKSSDAPLDFSAVKSFELLDNSALKSRIRLSKKRHHRPPKKNKKVKRETSSAIFYNIPPVILNESCQRISTTS, from the exons tttaccatCCTCTGGAGTCTGAAGAACATATAACAAATGGAGAAGACAGGAAAAATAGTACAGTCAGATCTGATGGTGATGAGGAGCAAACAAGTTCTGAAACAGAATATGGAAAGGATGTTTCTGAAGAGGTCAAAGAAACACAAGCTTCAGAATTAAGTCAGCAGCCAAGTAAAAGTGAGTGTTTGGAGGACCAAAGAGACTTGGAGGACCAAAGAGACTTGAACCAAGAGACTATCAAGGAAGAGCATGTGGCTGGAGCTGCATTATTGCCTAACAATccatctcaagaaacatttgcacACAAATCTTACCTCTCTGTATCTTCAAATAAACCAGAGTCATCACAGGTGGGGTTTAAGCATGAATCACTAGATGAAGCTTGTTGTGGTCCTTCAAATCTAGTCAGTATGGACATAATCAGGGTTCTAACCCATCAAACTGCTGTGAACCTTACAAGCAAGACAACAAGGTCCGCTTCAGATCCAGTAAAAAACAAGCCCAAGGAAGAGAGACCCCTATCAGCTCCAAGTATTTCAAACCTATGGGAATATGAAGATATTGCAAATGCAATGTCAATGAAAAGCTTCAACAAAGCTGCTACGAGTTTGGGACAGGAGGATACAGGAATGAGCACCGGGGACACAGAACATGAAAACCCACTCACCAAAACGCAAAGGAAAGgagtgaaaaacaaaatgaagaatCTCACTCAGAAACTGATGGAAAAGCTTAGAGATAAACATGATTGTGAGCACACCGGCAGCAAGAGCACCCAAGACGGTGTGGAGCAAGTAGGACAACAT CTGAATTCCATGGAGATTGAAGCCGAGGCTCCAGagattacaccaccaccaccacttcCACCGAAGAAGGGGAAATATGTTTCCTTAGACAG AAGATTTACCTTAAAAGACTTCAAACTCGATCTTGAACCGATCAACTTAATGGAGGAAATATTGTCTGGGAGCGAATGGCTCAGTTACCTGCCCAGCAAAGAAAGTCCAACTGAGAAAGACACTAGTGATCAGTCAATGACAAATGATGTTCTCCAACCAGAAAAGGACATTCAGCTCAACGTTCCTCTTCCGACACCAGAGCAGGACCAGTCAGAGGACAAAAAGGACAACCAAGACAGTGCTAGTGATCTTCAAGAGGACAAAGTAGCAAAAGCGAAGAGTGACTTGGATGTAAAACATGTGGAACAGGATGCAAACATATTTGCTATACCTAAGGCACTGCTAACAAgtaatgcaataaaacaaatagCTGGGATAGACTGTGAGTCAAACAAATCAGAAGACATATATGACTTTGTGGACATGTATATTATTCCCAGAAATGACTTTCCATTAATGAAAAGAAAGTCATCAGATGCTCCACTGGACTTTTCAGCAGTCAAG tcaTTTGAATTGCTAGACAACTCTGCCCTCAAGAGTCGAATTCGTCTTAGCAAAAAGAGACACCACCGACCgcccaaaaagaacaaaaaag taaAAAGAGAAACGTCGAGTGCCATATTCTACAATATTCCCCCTGTAATCCTGAATGAATCCTGTCAGCGCATCTCAACCACGTCATAG
- the LOC127944637 gene encoding uncharacterized protein LOC127944637 isoform X1, whose amino-acid sequence MSLFMQSDVRNGLRNDVPLLQSMLTKLSLKRKHSFSHPDKKVCKSVFYHPLESEEHITNGEDRKNSTVRSDGDEEQTSSETEYGKDVSEEVKETQASELSQQPSKSECLEDQRDLEDQRDLNQETIKEEHVAGAALLPNNPSQETFAHKSYLSVSSNKPESSQVGFKHESLDEACCGPSNLVSMDIIRVLTHQTAVNLTSKTTRSASDPVKNKPKEERPLSAPSISNLWEYEDIANAMSMKSFNKAATSLGQEDTGMSTGDTEHENPLTKTQRKGVKNKMKNLTQKLMEKLRDKHDCEHTGSKSTQDGVEQVGQHQLNSMEIEAEAPEITPPPPLPPKKGKYVSLDRRFTLKDFKLDLEPINLMEEILSGSEWLSYLPSKESPTEKDTSDQSMTNDVLQPEKDIQLNVPLPTPEQDQSEDKKDNQDSASDLQEDKVAKAKSDLDVKHVEQDANIFAIPKALLTSNAIKQIAGIDCESNKSEDIYDFVDMYIIPRNDFPLMKRKSSDAPLDFSAVKSFELLDNSALKSRIRLSKKRHHRPPKKNKKVKRETSSAIFYNIPPVILNESCQRISTTS is encoded by the exons tttaccatCCTCTGGAGTCTGAAGAACATATAACAAATGGAGAAGACAGGAAAAATAGTACAGTCAGATCTGATGGTGATGAGGAGCAAACAAGTTCTGAAACAGAATATGGAAAGGATGTTTCTGAAGAGGTCAAAGAAACACAAGCTTCAGAATTAAGTCAGCAGCCAAGTAAAAGTGAGTGTTTGGAGGACCAAAGAGACTTGGAGGACCAAAGAGACTTGAACCAAGAGACTATCAAGGAAGAGCATGTGGCTGGAGCTGCATTATTGCCTAACAATccatctcaagaaacatttgcacACAAATCTTACCTCTCTGTATCTTCAAATAAACCAGAGTCATCACAGGTGGGGTTTAAGCATGAATCACTAGATGAAGCTTGTTGTGGTCCTTCAAATCTAGTCAGTATGGACATAATCAGGGTTCTAACCCATCAAACTGCTGTGAACCTTACAAGCAAGACAACAAGGTCCGCTTCAGATCCAGTAAAAAACAAGCCCAAGGAAGAGAGACCCCTATCAGCTCCAAGTATTTCAAACCTATGGGAATATGAAGATATTGCAAATGCAATGTCAATGAAAAGCTTCAACAAAGCTGCTACGAGTTTGGGACAGGAGGATACAGGAATGAGCACCGGGGACACAGAACATGAAAACCCACTCACCAAAACGCAAAGGAAAGgagtgaaaaacaaaatgaagaatCTCACTCAGAAACTGATGGAAAAGCTTAGAGATAAACATGATTGTGAGCACACCGGCAGCAAGAGCACCCAAGACGGTGTGGAGCAAGTAGGACAACAT CAGCTGAATTCCATGGAGATTGAAGCCGAGGCTCCAGagattacaccaccaccaccacttcCACCGAAGAAGGGGAAATATGTTTCCTTAGACAG AAGATTTACCTTAAAAGACTTCAAACTCGATCTTGAACCGATCAACTTAATGGAGGAAATATTGTCTGGGAGCGAATGGCTCAGTTACCTGCCCAGCAAAGAAAGTCCAACTGAGAAAGACACTAGTGATCAGTCAATGACAAATGATGTTCTCCAACCAGAAAAGGACATTCAGCTCAACGTTCCTCTTCCGACACCAGAGCAGGACCAGTCAGAGGACAAAAAGGACAACCAAGACAGTGCTAGTGATCTTCAAGAGGACAAAGTAGCAAAAGCGAAGAGTGACTTGGATGTAAAACATGTGGAACAGGATGCAAACATATTTGCTATACCTAAGGCACTGCTAACAAgtaatgcaataaaacaaatagCTGGGATAGACTGTGAGTCAAACAAATCAGAAGACATATATGACTTTGTGGACATGTATATTATTCCCAGAAATGACTTTCCATTAATGAAAAGAAAGTCATCAGATGCTCCACTGGACTTTTCAGCAGTCAAG tcaTTTGAATTGCTAGACAACTCTGCCCTCAAGAGTCGAATTCGTCTTAGCAAAAAGAGACACCACCGACCgcccaaaaagaacaaaaaag taaAAAGAGAAACGTCGAGTGCCATATTCTACAATATTCCCCCTGTAATCCTGAATGAATCCTGTCAGCGCATCTCAACCACGTCATAG